Below is a window of Candidatus Methylomirabilota bacterium DNA.
GTCCGGGGGGGCCACCACCACGAGGTCGTACACGCAACGCCGCCCCTTCAACGTCACGGCACCCACGACCACCGGCCTCCCATCGAGCCGGGCGGTGAACCGGCTCCGGATGCCGGGCTGACCGGCGACCTCAACCGCCGCCTCGTCGAGGGCCTGCACCTCCCGGAACCCGAAGCGCAGGTGCCGGGCCAGGACCGGCAGCGTCCGCTGCGGCGTCTTCCCCTCGCACGTCGCGTGGGCCATGAGGCCCGCGTCGAGCGATGGGCGCCGGAGGGCGAGATCCGCCGGCGAGTCGATCCGCTCCCAGCCCGGCGGCGGCACGACCCGGTAGCCCTTCTGCGGCACGACCCAGGCCCCACCCGCGAGGTGCCCGGCCGTCGCGCACCCGCTCAGCATCCCCACCATGGCCACCGTGACGCCCCACCCCCGCCCGCTCAGCTTGAGCCCCCGGTGGCGCGACCCGCAGCATGCCGCCGGGCGAGCTCCGCCAGGACCTGCCGGATCGAAAGCCCGCGGGCACCCAGGAGGACCAGGGTGTGGAACCAGAGATCCGCCACCTCTTCGATCAGCCGAGAAGGGCTCTCGGCCACCGCCGCCACGACGACCTCGGCCGACTCCTCGCCGAGCTTCTTCAGAATCGCCGGATCCCCCCGGGCGAGGAGGCTCGAGACATACGACCCCTCGCGGGGCTCGACCTTTCGCGACTGGATCACGCGCTCGACCGCCTCCAGCACCCCCGCCGCGTCGGCTCCGCCCCGGGCGCCCCTCCCGGCCTCATCGACCCGCGTGAAGAAGCAGGTGCGACTCCCGGTGTGGCAGGCCACCCCTTCCTGGTGGACCAGGACGAGCAGCGTGTCGCGGTCGCAGTCCGCGTAGACCGCCTCCACGTGCTGCCGGTGGCCCGAGGTCGCGCCCTTTTCCCAGGGCGCCTGCCGCGAACGCGACCAGAAGTGGGCGCGAC
It encodes the following:
- the hisIE gene encoding bifunctional phosphoribosyl-AMP cyclohydrolase/phosphoribosyl-ATP diphosphatase HisIE, which gives rise to MSEPAADLTFDAQGLIPVVVQEAGTGEVLMVAWMDADAVRKTLETRRAHFWSRSRQAPWEKGATSGHRQHVEAVYADCDRDTLLVLVHQEGVACHTGSRTCFFTRVDEAGRGARGGADAAGVLEAVERVIQSRKVEPREGSYVSSLLARGDPAILKKLGEESAEVVVAAVAESPSRLIEEVADLWFHTLVLLGARGLSIRQVLAELARRHAAGRATGGSS